One window of the Methylovirgula sp. HY1 genome contains the following:
- the hemH gene encoding ferrochelatase, with protein MANDGADTAKAAKKLGVLLVNLGTPEATDYWSVRRYLKEFLSDRRVVETPRLIWWPILNLVILTVRPTRSGKAYRAIWNMAANESPLKTITRAQADTLAARIAAKDQAHVHVDWAMRYGEPSIAKAMAQLAAKGCERLLVVPLYPQYSAATTATVGDAVFAILARQRFQPALRIAAPYYDEPAYIQALVASLEKFLARLAFTPDVILVSFHGIPRAYAEKGDPYPRHCEASFRLLKAALGHGSDKLRMTYQSRFGPTEWLQPYTDETVKALARDGVKNLVVVTPGFAADCIETLEEIGIENRDLFLEHGGKNFAVVPCLNDGPEGIQLIEDIVARELAGWL; from the coding sequence ATGGCAAATGACGGTGCGGACACGGCCAAAGCGGCAAAAAAACTCGGCGTTCTCCTCGTCAATCTTGGCACGCCGGAGGCGACGGATTATTGGTCGGTCCGCCGCTACCTCAAAGAATTTCTATCCGACCGCCGCGTCGTCGAAACGCCGCGCCTGATCTGGTGGCCGATTCTCAATCTCGTCATTTTGACGGTTCGGCCGACGCGCAGCGGCAAGGCCTATCGCGCCATTTGGAATATGGCGGCAAACGAAAGCCCGCTGAAGACGATCACACGGGCGCAAGCTGACACGCTCGCCGCGCGGATCGCTGCGAAGGATCAGGCGCATGTCCATGTCGATTGGGCGATGCGCTATGGCGAGCCGTCCATTGCGAAAGCCATGGCGCAGCTCGCGGCGAAGGGTTGCGAGCGCTTGCTCGTCGTGCCGCTCTACCCACAATATTCGGCGGCAACGACCGCAACGGTCGGCGATGCCGTCTTCGCCATATTGGCGCGGCAGCGCTTCCAGCCTGCCTTGCGCATTGCGGCGCCCTATTATGACGAGCCCGCCTATATCCAAGCGCTTGTCGCATCCCTGGAAAAATTCCTCGCGAGGCTCGCCTTCACACCCGACGTCATTCTGGTGTCCTTTCATGGAATCCCGCGGGCCTATGCGGAGAAAGGCGATCCCTATCCGCGCCATTGCGAGGCAAGCTTTCGCCTGCTGAAGGCGGCGTTGGGCCACGGCTCGGACAAGCTGCGCATGACCTATCAGTCGCGTTTCGGGCCGACCGAATGGCTGCAGCCCTATACCGACGAAACGGTGAAGGCATTGGCCCGCGACGGTGTAAAAAATCTCGTCGTCGTAACGCCAGGCTTCGCCGCCGATTGCATCGAGACATTGGAAGAAATCGGCATAGAAAACCGCGATCTGTTTCTCGAACATGGCGGCAAAAATTTCGCCGTGGTTCCCTGCCTCAACGATGGCCCGGAAGGAATCCAGCTCATCGAAGATATTGTCGCGCGCGAATTGGCCGGCTGGCTGTAA
- a CDS encoding MerR family transcriptional regulator, which produces METSPRQTPAEKDGRDDAHFKIGDIAREFGISLRALRFYEDRGLLHPQRRGTTRLYSRRDRSHLQVILKGKQFGFTLTEIRDRLIARSDALDGQILEFNLHPDQIVAQIRHLERQRANLDIALTELRQAHLRAQIDKQMNGA; this is translated from the coding sequence ATGGAGACGAGCCCACGGCAGACACCCGCAGAGAAAGACGGACGCGACGACGCGCATTTTAAGATCGGAGATATCGCCCGTGAATTCGGCATCAGCCTAAGGGCGCTGCGGTTTTACGAAGACCGCGGGCTGTTGCATCCGCAACGGCGCGGCACGACCCGACTTTATTCCCGCCGTGACCGCTCCCATTTGCAAGTGATCCTCAAGGGCAAGCAGTTCGGATTCACTTTGACCGAAATCCGCGACAGGCTCATCGCGCGCAGCGATGCCCTGGACGGGCAGATCCTCGAATTCAATCTCCACCCGGATCAAATCGTCGCGCAGATCCGCCATCTCGAGCGCCAGCGCGCCAATCTGGATATTGCGCTCACCGAACTACGGCAAGCGCATCTGCGCGCACAAATCGATAAGCAAATGAACGGAGCCTGA
- a CDS encoding SEL1-like repeat protein, which produces MRKPISWGARTTGNDVRDAAQDAARREGMSLSEWLAQAVGQYAAETGIDPAQMDENDRLDAITGKLRRLKIPGLRQGGRHPADDSRLRGDRDGGATLATDANPRSSRPPTWSRGFSELPRDQAGLADEGLDALLARAAMHLGDNAEFGKLAHRLEHLEAELSQRTPREAMQPIKGALARLEARLDSLVQPATQMPLSGHSGTGAAPTHYVEQLDRVESKVNSLLNALASSTAMPSAGRYAPTPSDSAPKHPSLGDAIAEIARRQRSLENPDGAAAEDHRNTGLRFGRAAGGRVAEEPAGSGAIVSLRNDIASLAGKVEDMRREQAARDALPPASCNLDKLRSEIATMSVALRDLAARGSLAPLEAAVRNLTQQIETSRTDGIREAVLRPLERLVGDLRHALAEVDPRTTIRGLEGEVQKLGNKLDDLGKRGFDAAALGKIDDRTREIRELLAAAPAHAAPVEKIEQQIAALNERFDRMRDSTERHEDGDLQAVADELRTLMREPGHSGLAKIEGQLDAITARVEEALAEARDDSRYTALANRINDVHHELSDRIARGMPQLDVQSLENLVRSLAERVDQARAPQADNRAIEALQQQVSEFAARWDRAEIGSPSLNSLEQSIGDLFAELERTREVSYTAAEQAARNVLQETLGRTPADRSDLSRELVELRDMQDAAGRRTLATLNAVHETLEKVVDRLAMVETEIAEVRPPRAPELLASGPAPNFAPAGGREPPPFVAAKEAPASRAEGRAKGEPAGEKLEDFLIEPGRGLPGRRNPMGGEERKQAEASDLSDSLEATTGRAGFIAAARRAAQAAQMESAAAISRPQGRGGLVAGDEDSAGIIEQTRNFIIQHKRPVVLSVAALFLAMGAYAVVKTVGHAPLIDLPINGGGKETPAGHIAPPPAGSEHKPQSRAPVAKPTTAPASPSAAISHAGKAKAALDAMPGSDPIVTGAISPEPRVAPHVAAPSPSVFQSLAQAGDAKAQYELANLYATGNGLPRDLKLAAHWYEKSAAQGLAPAQYRLGSLYEKGLGVKRSLAQATVWYRKAAEAGNTRAMHNLAVLTAEGGVSGKPDYAVAAHWFRKAAEFGVHDSQYNLAILLARGLGVQQNLTLSYAWFAVAAAHGDEDAGKKRDDVGARLHAADLAAAKATAAAFRPKMPDPDANVVTPPSGGWSAPGADARKMARPKLSRL; this is translated from the coding sequence ATGCGCAAGCCGATTTCCTGGGGCGCCAGGACGACAGGAAATGATGTTCGTGATGCGGCGCAGGATGCGGCGCGGCGCGAGGGGATGAGTTTGAGCGAATGGCTCGCTCAAGCCGTGGGACAATATGCGGCTGAGACCGGAATCGATCCCGCTCAAATGGATGAAAACGACCGTCTCGATGCGATCACCGGAAAGCTTCGCCGGCTCAAAATCCCGGGGCTGAGACAGGGGGGGCGCCACCCTGCCGATGACAGCCGACTGCGAGGCGATCGTGATGGCGGGGCGACGCTGGCGACGGATGCAAATCCGCGCTCGTCGCGTCCCCCGACTTGGTCACGCGGGTTCTCCGAGCTTCCCCGCGATCAAGCCGGCCTCGCCGATGAGGGTTTGGACGCGTTGCTTGCGCGAGCTGCCATGCACTTGGGAGACAATGCCGAGTTCGGAAAGCTGGCGCATCGGCTCGAGCATTTGGAAGCCGAGTTGTCGCAGCGCACGCCGCGGGAAGCGATGCAGCCGATCAAGGGCGCTCTGGCGCGGCTCGAAGCGCGGCTCGACTCTCTGGTGCAGCCTGCAACCCAAATGCCTCTCAGCGGGCATTCCGGCACTGGCGCTGCGCCGACGCATTATGTCGAACAGCTCGATAGGGTCGAATCGAAAGTTAATTCGTTGCTCAACGCGCTGGCGTCTTCGACGGCCATGCCGTCCGCGGGCCGTTACGCACCGACGCCAAGCGATTCCGCGCCCAAACATCCATCGCTCGGCGATGCCATTGCGGAAATCGCGCGGCGCCAGCGCAGTTTGGAGAATCCGGACGGAGCCGCAGCGGAGGATCATCGCAACACAGGCCTTCGCTTCGGCCGGGCTGCTGGCGGCCGTGTCGCGGAAGAGCCGGCCGGAAGCGGCGCTATTGTGAGCTTGCGGAACGATATTGCATCCCTGGCTGGTAAAGTCGAAGACATGCGCCGCGAACAGGCCGCGCGCGATGCTTTGCCGCCAGCCTCATGCAACCTCGACAAATTGCGCTCCGAGATCGCGACCATGTCGGTCGCTTTGCGCGATCTCGCCGCGCGTGGCTCGCTTGCGCCGCTTGAAGCGGCGGTCCGCAATCTGACGCAACAAATCGAAACCTCACGGACGGACGGCATTCGCGAAGCCGTGCTGCGGCCGCTCGAACGGCTCGTCGGCGATTTGCGTCACGCGCTGGCTGAAGTCGATCCGCGGACGACGATCCGTGGTCTCGAAGGCGAGGTGCAAAAGCTCGGCAATAAGCTCGACGATCTCGGCAAACGCGGCTTCGACGCCGCAGCGCTTGGAAAGATCGACGATCGGACGCGGGAAATCCGCGAGCTTCTGGCCGCTGCTCCGGCGCATGCTGCGCCGGTGGAAAAGATCGAACAGCAAATTGCGGCGCTCAACGAGCGCTTCGATCGGATGCGCGACAGCACCGAGCGGCACGAAGACGGTGATCTTCAGGCCGTCGCCGACGAGTTGCGGACGCTGATGCGCGAGCCCGGACATTCGGGGCTTGCCAAGATCGAAGGCCAGCTTGACGCGATTACGGCACGTGTCGAGGAAGCGCTCGCCGAAGCCCGCGACGACAGCCGTTATACGGCGCTGGCCAACCGGATCAACGACGTCCATCACGAGCTCTCCGACCGGATCGCGCGTGGGATGCCGCAACTCGATGTGCAGTCGCTCGAAAACCTCGTCCGCAGCCTCGCCGAGCGGGTCGATCAGGCGCGCGCACCGCAGGCCGATAATCGCGCGATCGAGGCCTTGCAGCAGCAGGTCAGCGAATTCGCGGCGCGATGGGATCGGGCCGAAATTGGCTCGCCGTCGCTCAACTCGCTGGAACAATCGATCGGCGATCTTTTCGCCGAACTCGAACGCACAAGGGAAGTCTCCTATACGGCGGCGGAACAGGCAGCGCGCAATGTGTTGCAGGAGACGCTCGGGCGGACCCCTGCCGACCGTTCCGATCTGAGCCGCGAACTCGTCGAATTGCGTGACATGCAGGATGCGGCGGGCCGCCGTACGCTCGCGACTTTGAACGCGGTCCACGAGACTCTCGAGAAAGTCGTCGATCGCTTGGCGATGGTGGAAACCGAAATCGCCGAGGTCCGCCCGCCAAGGGCGCCCGAGCTGCTGGCTTCAGGACCGGCGCCGAATTTTGCTCCGGCCGGTGGCCGTGAGCCGCCGCCATTCGTTGCGGCCAAAGAGGCGCCGGCCTCGCGGGCGGAGGGCCGTGCAAAGGGTGAGCCGGCCGGCGAGAAGCTTGAAGATTTTCTGATCGAGCCAGGTCGCGGATTGCCGGGGCGCCGCAATCCGATGGGCGGCGAAGAGCGCAAGCAGGCGGAGGCTTCGGATCTTTCCGATTCGCTCGAAGCGACGACCGGCCGCGCCGGTTTCATCGCCGCGGCGCGTCGCGCGGCGCAGGCCGCGCAGATGGAATCGGCTGCTGCGATCAGCCGGCCGCAGGGCCGTGGTGGTCTTGTGGCAGGCGATGAGGATTCCGCGGGCATTATCGAGCAGACGCGCAATTTCATCATACAGCACAAGCGGCCCGTGGTTTTATCCGTCGCCGCGCTTTTCCTCGCCATGGGCGCTTATGCCGTCGTCAAGACCGTCGGCCATGCGCCGCTGATCGATCTTCCTATAAACGGGGGCGGCAAAGAGACGCCCGCCGGACATATCGCTCCGCCACCGGCCGGGTCCGAACATAAGCCGCAGTCGCGCGCGCCAGTGGCCAAGCCGACCACCGCCCCGGCATCGCCTTCCGCAGCCATTTCGCATGCCGGCAAGGCAAAAGCTGCGCTGGACGCAATGCCCGGCAGCGATCCGATCGTCACCGGCGCGATCAGTCCAGAGCCGCGTGTCGCGCCGCATGTCGCTGCGCCGTCGCCATCGGTTTTCCAAAGCTTGGCGCAGGCTGGAGATGCGAAGGCGCAATATGAGCTCGCAAACCTCTATGCGACAGGCAATGGGTTGCCGCGCGATCTCAAGCTTGCCGCCCATTGGTATGAAAAATCGGCTGCGCAGGGCCTTGCCCCGGCGCAATATCGGCTTGGCTCGCTCTATGAAAAAGGCCTTGGCGTAAAACGCAGTCTCGCGCAGGCAACCGTCTGGTATCGCAAGGCTGCGGAGGCCGGAAACACTCGCGCCATGCATAATCTCGCGGTCCTTACCGCCGAAGGCGGCGTCAGCGGCAAACCCGATTATGCGGTGGCGGCGCATTGGTTCCGCAAGGCGGCGGAATTTGGCGTCCACGACAGCCAATACAATCTCGCGATCCTGCTCGCCCGCGGTCTCGGCGTGCAGCAAAATCTCACCTTGTCCTATGCATGGTTCGCGGTTGCCGCCGCGCATGGCGATGAGGATGCCGGCAAGAAACGCGATGATGTGGGGGCGCGCCTTCATGCTGCCGATCTCGCCGCGGCAAAGGCCACGGCGGCGGCGTTCCGTCCAAAGATGCCCGACCCGGACGCCAATGTCGTGACGCCGCCGTCGGGTGGCTGGAGCGCGCCGGGCGCCGATGCGCGCAAAATGGCACGGCCGAAACTATCGCGGCTGTAA
- the galU gene encoding UTP--glucose-1-phosphate uridylyltransferase GalU, producing MSKRIRKAIFPVAGLGTRFLPATKSVPKEMLTVVDRPVLQHVVEEAREAGIEHCIFVTGRNKAVIEDYFDAAYELEDILLKRGKTKEREALIAELPIPGSMSFTRQQSPLGLGHAVWCARDIIGDEPFAVVLPDMLTIASGGSTKPRCLAQCIEAYEQHGGNIIAVEEVPPGETHKYGVVSVGKSFDSTFEINGMVEKPAKGTAPSNLIISGRYVLSPEIFQILEKLDKGSGDEIQLTDGMRMLAKTQPFHGVRFDGKTYDCGSRLGFLTANVAFAIANPEIADDFRAMLKDLVGKL from the coding sequence ATGAGCAAACGCATTCGCAAAGCTATTTTTCCCGTCGCCGGTTTAGGGACACGTTTTCTTCCCGCGACGAAATCCGTCCCCAAGGAAATGCTGACGGTGGTGGACCGGCCGGTCCTCCAACATGTAGTCGAGGAGGCCCGCGAGGCCGGCATCGAGCATTGCATCTTCGTCACCGGCCGCAACAAAGCGGTGATCGAAGATTATTTCGATGCCGCCTATGAACTCGAAGATATTTTGCTGAAACGCGGCAAGACCAAGGAAAGAGAAGCCTTGATTGCCGAACTGCCGATACCCGGCTCGATGAGCTTCACGCGTCAGCAGTCGCCGCTCGGCCTCGGCCATGCCGTCTGGTGCGCGCGCGACATTATCGGCGATGAGCCCTTCGCCGTTGTCTTGCCGGATATGCTGACCATTGCTTCCGGCGGCAGCACCAAACCGCGGTGCCTCGCACAATGTATCGAAGCCTATGAGCAGCATGGCGGCAATATTATCGCCGTCGAGGAAGTGCCGCCGGGCGAAACGCATAAATATGGCGTCGTATCGGTCGGCAAGAGTTTCGACTCCACGTTCGAGATCAACGGCATGGTCGAAAAGCCGGCGAAGGGTACCGCCCCTTCCAATCTCATCATTTCCGGCCGCTACGTGCTTTCGCCCGAAATCTTCCAGATCCTCGAAAAGCTCGACAAAGGCTCAGGCGACGAGATCCAGCTCACCGACGGCATGCGCATGCTTGCCAAAACGCAGCCCTTTCACGGCGTCCGCTTCGACGGCAAGACTTATGACTGCGGTTCACGGCTTGGATTTCTCACCGCCAATGTCGCCTTTGCCATCGCGAATCCGGAGATCGCCGACGATTTTCGCGCCATGCTGAAGGATCTGGTCGGCAAGCTGTAA
- the galE gene encoding UDP-glucose 4-epimerase GalE, which produces MAILVTGGAGYIGGHMVLALLDAGEEVVVLDDLSTGFAWAVQPPAVFVRGDMGDQKALADIFATYRIDAIAHFAAKIVVPESVADPLLYYLNNTAKARNLIEAAIDADIRQFIFSSTAAVYGEPGVNPVTEETPLQPINPYGRSKLMVEWMLEDVAKARDFSYVALRYFNVAGADPAGRLGQSTPNATHLIKVAVQAALGLRPGMDVFGTDYPTPDGTCIRDYIQVSDLIAAHLLALAHLRSGGESLVLNCGYGHGHSVREVIDVVKQISGIDFEVRLGRRRAGDPAMLVAGAERIRSLLGWTPRHDDLKEIVRQAYVWERDLAARIGRT; this is translated from the coding sequence ATGGCAATTCTGGTGACGGGCGGTGCCGGCTATATCGGCGGTCATATGGTTCTGGCGCTTCTCGATGCCGGCGAGGAAGTCGTTGTTCTCGATGATTTGTCGACCGGATTTGCCTGGGCGGTTCAGCCGCCGGCGGTTTTTGTCCGCGGCGATATGGGTGATCAGAAGGCGCTTGCGGATATTTTCGCGACCTATCGCATTGATGCCATCGCCCATTTCGCAGCCAAAATCGTCGTTCCGGAATCGGTCGCCGATCCATTGCTCTATTATCTCAACAATACGGCGAAGGCGCGCAATCTCATCGAAGCGGCGATCGATGCCGATATCCGCCAATTCATCTTTTCCTCCACCGCGGCCGTCTATGGCGAGCCGGGGGTCAATCCGGTCACCGAGGAGACGCCGCTTCAACCGATCAATCCCTATGGCCGCTCCAAGCTCATGGTCGAATGGATGCTGGAGGATGTCGCGAAGGCGCGGGATTTTTCCTATGTTGCGTTGCGCTATTTCAATGTTGCCGGCGCCGATCCGGCAGGCCGGCTCGGGCAGTCGACGCCGAATGCGACGCATCTCATCAAAGTCGCGGTTCAGGCCGCTCTTGGCCTGCGCCCGGGAATGGACGTCTTCGGCACGGATTATCCGACGCCCGACGGCACTTGCATCCGTGATTATATCCAGGTGAGCGATCTTATCGCGGCGCATCTGCTCGCGCTGGCGCATTTGCGCTCCGGCGGTGAAAGCCTGGTTTTGAATTGCGGCTATGGCCACGGCCATTCGGTGCGCGAAGTCATCGACGTCGTGAAACAGATCTCGGGGATCGATTTCGAAGTCAGGCTCGGCCGTCGGCGCGCTGGCGACCCGGCAATGCTCGTCGCCGGCGCCGAGCGGATTCGAAGCCTGCTCGGCTGGACGCCGCGCCATGACGATCTCAAAGAGATCGTCCGCCAGGCCTATGTGTGGGAACGCGACCTGGCGGCCCGCATTGGTCGCACATAG